AAAATGACAaagttcttaaattttaataagtgAGATAACAACCATTTTGAGTATTgagattgaaattttttctacaattatctctttttgaaaactttcgtgcttttttaaataaattttttacgaagtttgtactaaaaataatatatatttctggACCATAAGTTTTagatataattttcatttgatttctaaatttcattttttattcttcaattacGAGTTTGATTTTCATCTAGTTCTTGTGTTTTAGcatattacaattttatttttaagttttgagttttgttacAATTTGGTTGATAAGTTTCCAACTTTACACTTTCAACCTTTATTTTGTACTAAATActcaatttagtttttagtcttaatgtttattaattgatttaaaataagttttttttttaaaaaaaaatagtagattttacaaaatatttacaacctacaataaattatatcaCTGATGGTAATTGATACGGTATAGTGATAGATGATTATTAGTtgtataatacaaaattttgtcataacttgcaattattttaatttattttgcaatttttaaaaataccaacaaaaatgtaaatttaaatttaatttaaaaagcaGGGagacttaattaattataatttgtttaaattaattaataaactgTGATTAGAAGTGTGTATTCTTTGATTTTGGTGTGTTGAAAAGTACGAGGTTAAACAATTGTTCAACGAGATGTTTCGATCGGTTGTAGTCACATTTCACATGGTGATAGATTGATATAATTAGCAAGGCAACAAAAGTTACCAAGACTAAGAAGTATGTTAAAGATGATGATTCAAATAGGTAACGTTctagatttgattatttataattcaCTAATCGaatgattttatttcattagtGATCTAAATAGTGGGAAGAAACTGTTCATTAGTATTCAGAGTAAGGAATGTGAACTTGATGTGATTAATTAGTTACAATATAAGTGCTAATCAATgggtatttttcaaaaacttggtAAGAGGAAGAAGCAATGAAACTATAGTGCATGCCAATGCTTTAAATGGGAAAATGGGTGATGACATATAGTACCTTGTTAAGAATGCTTTTTTAAAGCAGACAAGATTGATGGTGCAAAAAGGTTATATAGtcctttaaattaaaatcatggCATTGTTGCAAATTTACGTACGTACGATGCATTATTAGATGGGTTGtgtgttgtttattttaagCAACATAACTTTACAACAAGCAAACACCTATgtaaaacatataaacttgAAACTATTTgacaacttttcaaaaaactgTCATGGAAGGAGGTTCAACCAGACGTTGTGACTTCTTCCATTGTAATTCATGGGTTTTCGATAGAAAGACAAAGATAAagcaaatattttgttttaaataacataACAAAATGGATGCATGCCCAACTAGATGTGTGTTAACTTTTTCATAGGACGATTCAAAATGATATGTTGCCAAAATCACATCACGTGCACCATATTGGTAGACGtactttctaaattaaaaaaaaatcaagaaagtttagattttcttttgattattCTAGTATAAGAGCATTAACGTTAATGATAGGACTGACTCATCAAGAGCTTTATGattcaaaagtttataataaCCATCATCTACAACGTGATATCGATTAAGTAgcctaaaaaaattaattgctCGATTTGTTAATACTAATAGTTTGATTggattaatttgaaaaagaagagctCTTATAAATAATGGCAAAATACACTccaaagtttttataaaaaaacaatttatcttaaaaatcaaatactttATTAATTACTGTAAAACTcatgagaaaaaatattatggaaagttggaaaataataagagagagaattggaaattgagaaaatagaATTGGTAATTAAATGAATGGGATGATATTGATATTGTtaccattattttaatataatgagTTGGGGACTTCCCACATCGGAAGGAAACATTTCAGTGGACCGCTTAGCCAATATAAATATCTCCAATGTTGCCTCGGACGATTCACGCAGCCGTGCGGTGAGCACAAAGCGAGCTATTCTTTCGCCTTTTACCAAAAAATACCGTGTGCTCCCCGTGCCAAGCGGCATACGCCTATTTTTGGAGGACCCCACCTCTTTCCGGTGGTCGGTCCCTACAGAACtcaaagtaaaatttttaattcacCATGTCCTTTGGgctaataaattataaaatacatttatttggtttatatttttgacagttttccttttattttctacttttaaataGAGGtataaatgttaaataattgtAGTCTTTTTAACATTgcatttctaaattatttctCCAATGttgtattttaagttaaaattgtAGGAATgtattcattaattaatttgttttatttggcAAAAGATAGACAATATCAAGAAGATAAAATAGAGATGTATTTTACATCatcatataaattattattcaacGTCTATTAAAGACAATATTAAAGCTTCATTTAAGAGACAcatttatgattatgattatttattttttgactgattatattttgatgtttattttacaatagatagaaaaaaaaaattatttatttttattcttttgtaagTTTCAACTTtatgtgataaaaaaaaggtaaaagaagttttctaatcaaattagatatatttgGATAAATGCTAAAACAAATCTCATTAATTATAACTTAAATATCTAggtctaaattttaatataaatatgtaagtGTTTTCTTTCACACCACAACAGTACCAACAGACACTAAAAATCATAGTTCTTTGTGCAATAGACTAAAAGAAGATGTCAATAATTGTATGAATAGGAAGGTTCAATTACTATTTGTTAATAGTAGACTTAATTGTTTATAATAGCAATAATTGTATGAATACGAaggtttaattattatttgttaatagTTAAAATCTatctaacatttcaaaatgtaAATGTCTTGTCATTTACTGTTAAACTCACTAGAAAGAGATTAacttttagaattaaatttgaagGTTCTACTATATTTATACAACATTTATATAATTGTATGAGTTTGAGAGTCCAATTAGCGTGAGTTAATAGGTCAAATGTATAAAGTTAATAGGTCAAGTGTATAGTTATGTTGTTGGAAAGTTCACTTAACCAAGATTGATTTAagagattaaaattgaaaggtgTAGTTGCAGTCTGAAGGAGAGAGGGTGTGATGTGTGAACAATTTgctgaaaaaataaatcattccCGTATTGAAAATCGTCAGAGgctaaagaagaaagagaaaggctGGACCAAATAGCCGCATAAAGAACGCCAAACTCCAAAGATTGGGAACAACACGCCAGATGCTAATAAGCCATTACGCGATTGCAAACCCATCGTTATCCATTGAAGATAAGATCCCAACTCCCAATTCGTCTACATTACGTGTAATCCACCAAATCTTCACTTTCATTTCCTACCCTCCTCCTCCGCCTTCTCCATATTTATCTCAATCCCAATTCCCCCTTTTgctctttttctgttttctctCTATCCAAACAGAAATTTGAGTTAAAAGTGAGCAGGAACTATCTGGGTTACAACCAAAAAGGGGTTTTTTAGTTCAATCTTCCATTTGGGTTTTCACCGTTTGGTGTTTTTGTGCTGTGGGTTGAATGATTTCatcaagaaacaaacaaagttTTGGTTATCACATCTATCCACTTGCTGTGTTTGTTGTTGACGGGTTTTAGACTGGCTTTCCAATCCAATCATAGTCCCccccttttatttatttatccaTTGCCCTCGACTCTTTCAACAAAAGCGTtgttgggttttctttttctttgagaggattttgtgtttttcatAGAAGAATTATGATGCAACGACACCAGCGAGACGGGGGGGAGTCGAGTGTTTTCTACGAGCTTTCTTCTCTTGTTATGAATATTCTCCGATCTCCTCCGCCGTCGATTCCGTTTCCCGATCATTCGCCGGTGGTTTCAACCGCCTCATCGTCGCGACGGACGATTCCAGCGCAGATAACTCCGGCGGGGTTTGCGTCGCTACTTTTAGGAATTTCTCTGGCTCTGATGCTCTGTGG
This is a stretch of genomic DNA from Cucumis sativus cultivar 9930 chromosome 4, Cucumber_9930_V3, whole genome shotgun sequence. It encodes these proteins:
- the LOC101218967 gene encoding uncharacterized protein LOC101218967 isoform X3 — protein: MMQRHQRDGGESSVFYELSSLVMNILRSPPPSIPFPDHSPVVSTASSSRRTIPAQITPAGFASLLLGISLALMLCGSVTFFIGFMMMPWVIGLIMFFYVAAVVSCLSMIGRSIICYATAPPRKDIPAWKLM
- the LOC101218967 gene encoding uncharacterized protein LOC101218967 isoform X1 — protein: MMQRHQRDGGESSVFYELSSLVMNILRSPPPSIPFPDHSPVVSTASSSRRTIPAQITPAGFASLLLGISLALMLCGSVTFFIGFMMMPWVIGLIMFFYVAAVVSCLSMIGRSIICYATAPPRKDIPGGPINMLELCMLYNFK
- the LOC101218967 gene encoding uncharacterized protein LOC101218967 isoform X2, with the protein product MMQRHQRDGGESSVFYELSSLVMNILRSPPPSIPFPDHSPVVSTASSSRRTIPAQITPAGFASLLLGISLALMLCGSVTFFIGFMMMPWVIGLIMFFYVAAVVSCLSMIGRSIICYATAPPRKDIPDSEDQPGFSYD